One window of Mastacembelus armatus chromosome 20, fMasArm1.2, whole genome shotgun sequence genomic DNA carries:
- the itgb1a gene encoding integrin beta-1a isoform X2 yields MSPPKYRTNIQMDMKLLLLSTLFGVLCYSDAEKEGNACINANAKYCGECIQAGAKCGWCKDPNFLKQGETVSARCDELQSLMKRGCDAAMIENPHGEQKILKNKAVTNRRKVADGVTKKQKPEDITQIQPQKLSLTLRSGEPQSFDLKFKRAEDYPIDLYYLMDLSYSMKDDLENVKNLGTSLMLEMSKITSDFRIGFGSFVEKTVMPYISTTPAKLLNPCTGDQNCTSPFSYKNVLKLTSDGKKFNTLVGQQHISGNLDSPEGGFDAIMQVAVCGEQIGWRNVTRLLVFSTDAGFHFAGDGKLGGIVLPNDGKCHLENNVYTMSHYYDYPSIAHLVQKLSDNNIQTIFAVTEEFQPVYQELKNLIPKSAVGTLSANSSNVINLIIDAYNSLSSEVILENSKLPEGVTIAYTSRCKNGVVSQGESGRKCSNISIGDEVMFSISVTSKGCPKQGKPETIKIKPLGFTEEVVITLNFICECECHKEGIKNSPLCHFGNGTYECGACKCNEGRVGRQCECSSNDVATEDMDRTCRKDNDTDICSNNGDCVCGTCECKKRDNPEERYSGQYCECDNFNCDRSGNKLCGGHGRCECRVCICDPMWTGSACDCSLDNRTCMATNKQICNGRGICECGTCKCTDHKFQGPTCETCPTCPGVCTEQKECVQCRAFGTGEKKDTCERDCSYFNLIKVKDRDKLPQPSGSSYPVMHCKERDANDCWFYYTYAVNNNTEKEVHVVDTLDCPAGPDIIPIVAGVVAGIVLIGLALLLIWKLLMIIHDRREFAKFEKEKMNAKWDTGENPIYKSAVTTVVNPKYEGK; encoded by the exons ATGTCGCCCCCGAAATACCGGACCAACATCCAG atggACATGAAGCTACTCTTGTTATCCACATTATTCGGAGTCTTGTGTTACAGTGATGCTGAGAAAG AGGGGAATGCATGCATCAATGCTAATGCCAAATACTGCGGGGAATGCATCCAGGCTGGAGCCAAATGTGGCTGGTGTAAAGACCCA AACTTCCTGAAACAGGGCGAGACTGTGTCAGCCCGCTGTGACGAGCTGCAGTCTCTGATGAAAAGAGGCTGTGATGCAGCAATGATTGAGAACCCACATGGGGAACAGAAGATCCTCAAGAACAAAGCAGTTACAAATCGCAGGAAAGTAGCAGATGGAGTCACTAAGAAACAGAAGCCAGAGGACATAACTCAGATCCAGCCCCAGAAACTCAGCCTCACCCTCAGATCCG GTGAGCCTCAGTCTTTTGACTTGAAGTTCAAACGAGCAGAAGATTATCCCATTGACCTGTACTACTTGATGGACCTGTCCTACTCAATGAAGGACGATCTGGAAAATGTCAAGAACCTCGGAACTAGTTTGATGCTGGAGATGTCAAAGATCACGTCTGACTTCAGGATAG GTTTTGGTTCCTTTGTGGAGAAGACAGTCATGCCCTACATCAGCACGACCCCAGCAAAACTGCTGAACCCCTGCACAGGTGATCAGAACTGCACCAGCCCCTTTAGCTACAAAAATGTCCTGAAGCTCACCAGTGACGGCAAGAAATTCAACACCCTGGTAGGCCAGCAACACATCTCTGGGAACCTGGACTCTCCTGAAGGAGGCTTTGACGCTATCATGCAAGTGGCTGTGTGTGGG GAGCAAATTGGCTGGAGGAATGTGACTCGTCTGCTGGTGTTCTCCACTGATGCTGGCTTCCACTTTGCTGGAGATGGCAAACTGGGCGGCATTGTGCTGCCTAATGATGGAAAGTGTCATCTGGAGAACAATGTTTACACAATGAGCCACTATTAT GACTACCCCTCCATCGCTCACCTTGTTCAGAAGCTGAGTGACAACAACATTCAGACTATCTTTGCTGTCACAGAGGAGTTTCAGCCTGTTTACCAA gAGCTGAAAAATTTGATTCCGAAGTCAGCAGTGGGCACGCTGTCTGCTAACTCAAGCAATGTAATCAACCTTATTATAGATGCCTACAAT TCGCTCTCCTCTGAGGTTATTCTGGAGAACAGCAAGCTTCCAGAGGGAGTGACCATAGCTTACACATCCCGCTGCAAGAACGGAGTGGTTAGTCAGGGTGAGAGTGGACGGAAATGCTCCAATATTTCCATTGGAGATGAG GTGATGTTTAGCATCAGCGTGACGTCTAAGGGCTGTCCGAAACAAGGGAAGCCTGAGACCATTAAGATAAAGCCCCTGGGATTCACAGAAGAGGTGGTGATTACCCTTAACttcatctgtgaatgtgaatgccACAAAGAGGGTATCAAGAACAGTCCACTCTGCCACTTTGGTAACGGGACCTATGAGTGTGGAGCGTGCAa GTGTAACGAAGGCCGCGTGGGCAGACAGTGCGAATGCAGCAGCAACGACGTAGCTACAGAGGATATGGATCGGACCTGCCGTAAAGACAATGATACTGACATCTGCAGCAACAatggagactgtgtgtgtggcacaTGTGAGTGCAAGAAGAGAGACAATCCTGAGGAGAGGTACAGTGGCCAATACTGCGAGTGTGACAACTTCAACTGTGACCGCTCTGGAAACAAACTGTGTGGAG gaCATGGACGCTGCGAGTGcagagtgtgtatttgtgaccCCATGTGGACCGGAAGCGCCTGCGACTGTTCTCTGGACAACAGGACTTGTATGGCCACCAACAAGCAGATCTGCAATGGTAGAGGAATATGTGAATGTGGCACGTGTAAGTGCACTGACCACAAATTCCAGGGTCCCACCTGTGAGACTTGCCCCACGTGCCCTGGAGTCTGTACTGAACAAAA AGAGTGTGTCCAGTGCCGGGCATTTGGCACGGGTGAAAAAAAGGACACGTGTGAGCGAGACTGCAGCTACTTCAACCTGATTAAAGTTAAGGACAGAGACAAGCTGCCCCAGCCCAGTGGCAGCTCTTACCCCGTGATGCACTGCAAGGAGAGGGATGCCAACGACTGCTGGTTCTACTACACCTACGCTGTCAACAACAATACGGAGAAAGAGGTTCATGTGGTCGATACGCTTG ACTGCCCTGCCGGACCTGACATCATCCCTATCGTGGCGGGTGTGGTTGCCGGCATTGTCCTGATTGGCTTGGCCCTTCTGCTCATCTGGAAGCTGCTCATGATCATTCATGACAGAAGAGAATTTGCTAAGtttgagaaggagaagatgaACGCAAAATGGGATACG GGTGAAAATCCCATCTACAAAAGCGCCGTCACCACGGTGGTCAATCCCAAATACGAAGGAAAATGA
- the itgb1a gene encoding integrin beta-1a isoform X1 yields the protein MSPPKYRTNIQMDMKLLLLSTLFGVLCYSDAEKEGNACINANAKYCGECIQAGAKCGWCKDPNFLKQGETVSARCDELQSLMKRGCDAAMIENPHGEQKILKNKAVTNRRKVADGVTKKQKPEDITQIQPQKLSLTLRSGEPQSFDLKFKRAEDYPIDLYYLMDLSYSMKDDLENVKNLGTSLMLEMSKITSDFRIGFGSFVEKTVMPYISTTPAKLLNPCTGDQNCTSPFSYKNVLKLTSDGKKFNTLVGQQHISGNLDSPEGGFDAIMQVAVCGEQIGWRNVTRLLVFSTDAGFHFAGDGKLGGIVLPNDGKCHLENNVYTMSHYYDYPSIAHLVQKLSDNNIQTIFAVTEEFQPVYQELKNLIPKSAVGTLSANSSNVINLIIDAYNSLSSEVILENSKLPEGVTIAYTSRCKNGVVSQGESGRKCSNISIGDEVMFSISVTSKGCPKQGKPETIKIKPLGFTEEVVITLNFICECECHKEGIKNSPLCHFGNGTYECGACKCNEGRVGRQCECSSNDVATEDMDRTCRKDNDTDICSNNGDCVCGTCECKKRDNPEERYSGQYCECDNFNCDRSGNKLCGGHGRCECRVCICDPMWTGSACDCSLDNRTCMATNKQICNGRGICECGTCKCTDHKFQGPTCETCPTCPGVCTEQKECVQCRAFGTGEKKDTCERDCSYFNLIKVKDRDKLPQPSGSSYPVMHCKERDANDCWFYYTYAVNNNTEKEVHVVDTLDCPAGPDIIPIVAGVVAGIVLIGLALLLIWKLLMIIHDRREFAKFEKEKMNAKWDTLENPIYKSPINRFQNPNYGRKASVS from the exons ATGTCGCCCCCGAAATACCGGACCAACATCCAG atggACATGAAGCTACTCTTGTTATCCACATTATTCGGAGTCTTGTGTTACAGTGATGCTGAGAAAG AGGGGAATGCATGCATCAATGCTAATGCCAAATACTGCGGGGAATGCATCCAGGCTGGAGCCAAATGTGGCTGGTGTAAAGACCCA AACTTCCTGAAACAGGGCGAGACTGTGTCAGCCCGCTGTGACGAGCTGCAGTCTCTGATGAAAAGAGGCTGTGATGCAGCAATGATTGAGAACCCACATGGGGAACAGAAGATCCTCAAGAACAAAGCAGTTACAAATCGCAGGAAAGTAGCAGATGGAGTCACTAAGAAACAGAAGCCAGAGGACATAACTCAGATCCAGCCCCAGAAACTCAGCCTCACCCTCAGATCCG GTGAGCCTCAGTCTTTTGACTTGAAGTTCAAACGAGCAGAAGATTATCCCATTGACCTGTACTACTTGATGGACCTGTCCTACTCAATGAAGGACGATCTGGAAAATGTCAAGAACCTCGGAACTAGTTTGATGCTGGAGATGTCAAAGATCACGTCTGACTTCAGGATAG GTTTTGGTTCCTTTGTGGAGAAGACAGTCATGCCCTACATCAGCACGACCCCAGCAAAACTGCTGAACCCCTGCACAGGTGATCAGAACTGCACCAGCCCCTTTAGCTACAAAAATGTCCTGAAGCTCACCAGTGACGGCAAGAAATTCAACACCCTGGTAGGCCAGCAACACATCTCTGGGAACCTGGACTCTCCTGAAGGAGGCTTTGACGCTATCATGCAAGTGGCTGTGTGTGGG GAGCAAATTGGCTGGAGGAATGTGACTCGTCTGCTGGTGTTCTCCACTGATGCTGGCTTCCACTTTGCTGGAGATGGCAAACTGGGCGGCATTGTGCTGCCTAATGATGGAAAGTGTCATCTGGAGAACAATGTTTACACAATGAGCCACTATTAT GACTACCCCTCCATCGCTCACCTTGTTCAGAAGCTGAGTGACAACAACATTCAGACTATCTTTGCTGTCACAGAGGAGTTTCAGCCTGTTTACCAA gAGCTGAAAAATTTGATTCCGAAGTCAGCAGTGGGCACGCTGTCTGCTAACTCAAGCAATGTAATCAACCTTATTATAGATGCCTACAAT TCGCTCTCCTCTGAGGTTATTCTGGAGAACAGCAAGCTTCCAGAGGGAGTGACCATAGCTTACACATCCCGCTGCAAGAACGGAGTGGTTAGTCAGGGTGAGAGTGGACGGAAATGCTCCAATATTTCCATTGGAGATGAG GTGATGTTTAGCATCAGCGTGACGTCTAAGGGCTGTCCGAAACAAGGGAAGCCTGAGACCATTAAGATAAAGCCCCTGGGATTCACAGAAGAGGTGGTGATTACCCTTAACttcatctgtgaatgtgaatgccACAAAGAGGGTATCAAGAACAGTCCACTCTGCCACTTTGGTAACGGGACCTATGAGTGTGGAGCGTGCAa GTGTAACGAAGGCCGCGTGGGCAGACAGTGCGAATGCAGCAGCAACGACGTAGCTACAGAGGATATGGATCGGACCTGCCGTAAAGACAATGATACTGACATCTGCAGCAACAatggagactgtgtgtgtggcacaTGTGAGTGCAAGAAGAGAGACAATCCTGAGGAGAGGTACAGTGGCCAATACTGCGAGTGTGACAACTTCAACTGTGACCGCTCTGGAAACAAACTGTGTGGAG gaCATGGACGCTGCGAGTGcagagtgtgtatttgtgaccCCATGTGGACCGGAAGCGCCTGCGACTGTTCTCTGGACAACAGGACTTGTATGGCCACCAACAAGCAGATCTGCAATGGTAGAGGAATATGTGAATGTGGCACGTGTAAGTGCACTGACCACAAATTCCAGGGTCCCACCTGTGAGACTTGCCCCACGTGCCCTGGAGTCTGTACTGAACAAAA AGAGTGTGTCCAGTGCCGGGCATTTGGCACGGGTGAAAAAAAGGACACGTGTGAGCGAGACTGCAGCTACTTCAACCTGATTAAAGTTAAGGACAGAGACAAGCTGCCCCAGCCCAGTGGCAGCTCTTACCCCGTGATGCACTGCAAGGAGAGGGATGCCAACGACTGCTGGTTCTACTACACCTACGCTGTCAACAACAATACGGAGAAAGAGGTTCATGTGGTCGATACGCTTG ACTGCCCTGCCGGACCTGACATCATCCCTATCGTGGCGGGTGTGGTTGCCGGCATTGTCCTGATTGGCTTGGCCCTTCTGCTCATCTGGAAGCTGCTCATGATCATTCATGACAGAAGAGAATTTGCTAAGtttgagaaggagaagatgaACGCAAAATGGGATACG CTAGAAAACCCCATATACAAGAGTCCTATCAATCGGTTCCAGAACCCAAACTACGGACGTAAAGCCTCTGTCTCTTaa
- the rab18a gene encoding ras-related protein Rab-18a gives MDEDILTTLKILIIGESGVGKSSLLLRFTDDMFDPEQAATIGVDFKVKTISVDGNKAKLAIWDTAGQERFRTLTPSYYRGAQGVILVYDVTRRETFAKLDNWLNELETYCTRNDLVKMLVGNKIDKENHELDRAEGLKFARKHSMLFIEASAKTRDGVQCAFEELVEKIIQTPGLWQSENHGRGVQLTDEDAGGGSCSGYCSLV, from the exons ATGGATGAAGATATTCTAACGACACTGAAAATATTGATCATAGGAGAAAGTGGTGTCGGGAAGTCCAG CCTTCTCTTGAGATTTACAGATGACATGTTTGACCCAGAACAAGCAGCAACAATAG GTGTTGACTTTAAAGTGAAGACCATTTCTGTGGATGGTAACAAGGCAAAGTTGGCAATATGG GACACTGCTGGACAAGAGCGCTTCCGAACGCTGACGCCCAGTTACTACCGCGGTGCCCAGGGAGTCATTCTAG TGTATGATGTCACGCGACGGGAAACCTTTGCCAAGCTCGATAACTGGCTGAATGAGCTGGAGACCTACTGTACGAGGAATGACCTAGTGAAAATGCTTGTAGGAAACAAAATTGATAAG GAAAACCATGAGCTAGACAGGGCTGAGGGGCTGAAGTTTGCAAGAAAACATTCCATGCTTTTCATAG AGGCAAGTGCTAAGACCAGGGATGGTGTCCAGTGTGCCTTTGAGGAGCTGGTGGAGAAAATCATCCAGACCCCTGGTTTATGGCAGAGTGAGAACCATGGTAGAGGAGTCCAGCTCACAGATGAAGATGCAGGCGGTGGAAGCTGCAGTGGTTATTGCTCCCTGGTCTAG